One stretch of Chiroxiphia lanceolata isolate bChiLan1 chromosome 1, bChiLan1.pri, whole genome shotgun sequence DNA includes these proteins:
- the RRS1 gene encoding ribosome biogenesis regulatory protein homolog: protein MAAVRVEAVLAAAEEQEAEKRRSITVEKELELEFDLGNLLALDRNPPPAAAALRGAGPRREALLRALARDNTQLLVSRLWELPTERAGGAGGPLVARLPEPTFRLPREKPPPRPRPPTRWEQFARLKGIRRRKKTSLVWDEQAKEWRRRWGYRRAGGDPARAWLAEVPAGADPEEDQFARLRREKRERVARNELNRLRNLARAHRAGSAVPAAPLHPTGHQDREELRRVARVARVSTASLGRFQPRLPKEPAEPPSRSGGRKRRFEPLLGNLAAERSRQLELLRDMGSKKPVLDITRAVNKQMRQEEAEAAAAHKGKKQSQRGKRGRRQQRPGRSGKKSGARRQQQQKPAGGGTGGGRRKKA from the coding sequence ATGGCGGCCGTGCGGGTCGAGGCGGTGCTGGCGGCCGCCGAGGAGCAGGAGGCGGAGAAGCGGCGGAGCATCACGGtagagaaggagctggagctggagttCGACTTGGGTAACTTGCTGGCGCTGGACCGCAACCCCCCTccagcggcggcggcgctgcgcGGGGCCGGCCCGCGGCGGGAGGCGCTGCTGCGGGCGCTGGCCCGCGACAACACGCAGCTGCTGGTGTCCCGGCTCTGGGAGCTGCCGACCGAGCGCGCCGGCGGTGCCGGGGGGCCGCTGGTGGCGCGGCTGCCCGAGCCCACCTTCCGCCTGCCGCGGGAGAagccgccgccgcggccgcggccgccgACGCGCTGGGAGCAGTTCGCGCGGCTGAAGGGCATCCGCCGCCGCAAGAAAACCTCGCTGGTGTGGGACGAGCAGGCCAAAGAGTGGCGGCGGCGCTGGGGCTACCGGCGAGCGGGCGGAGACCCGGCCCGCGCCTGGCTGGCGGAGGTGCCGGCGGGCGCCGACCCCGAGGAGGACCAGTTCGCGCGGCTGCGGCGGGAGAAGCGGGAGCGGGTGGCGCGCAACGAGCTGAACCGGCTGCGCAACCTGGCCCGGGCCCACCGCGCCGGGAGCGCCGTGCCCGCCGCGCCCCTGCACCCCACCGGCCACCAGGACCGCGAGGAGCTGCGCCGGGTCGCCCGCGTCGCCCGCGTCTCCACCGCCTCACTCGGCCGCTTCCAGCCGCGGCTGCCGAAGGAGCCAGCGGAGCCGCCCTCCCGCAGCGGCGGCAGAAAGCGCCGCTTCGAGCCGCTCCTGGGCAACCTGGCGGCCGAGCGCAGCcggcagctggagctgctgcggGACATGGGCAGCAAGAAGCCGGTCCTGGACATCACCCGCGCTGTCAACAAGCAGATGCGCCAGGAGGAGGCCGAGGCGGCCGCCGCCCACAAGGGCAAGAAGCAGTCGCAGCGGGGCAAGCGCGGCCGCCGGCAGCAGCGGCCGGGCCGCAGCGGCAAGAAGAGCGGAGcccggcggcagcagcagcagaagcccGCGGGCGGTGGCACCGGCGGCGGCAGGAGGAAGAAGGCATGA